From Ignisphaera aggregans DSM 17230, the proteins below share one genomic window:
- a CDS encoding Amidohydrolase 3 (COGs: COG1574 metal-dependent hydrolase with the TIM-barrel fold~InterPro IPR006680:IPR013108~KEGG: tte:TTE1066 metal-dependent hydrolase with the TIM-barrel fold~PFAM: Amidohydrolase 3; amidohydrolase~SPTR: Q8RAX0 Predicted metal-dependent hydrolase with the TIM-barrel fold~PFAM: Amidohydrolase family), with translation MGNIKCFLNGKIYVSYIPRRVVEAIAVANGRIIYAGSSRYVERICREFGGVSIDLNGRVVLPGFIDSHIHLTSLGLYLNALDLRGVRSIEEIKRLLYEYSRRVKTSWIFGHGWDQELFYERRLPTRWDIDEVVSDRPVVLTRTCLHVAVLNTRAMEITGLINSNIPGVIRDERGIPIGIVVKDALKHVFEYFMKTLSIEDYKKILIDAMRFLASYGITTVAFVNCDDISMKVLNMLNNENRVIIRIRLYLNPDRNIIEALKTIGVSLCSCNNMLRICGVKVIADGSLGARTAWLSKPYSDDPTTYGRQNIDEETLYLIAKEVNDIGLQLAVHGIGDRAIDMILDVYERLGDVRNRRHRIEHASLLRDDQIDRMARIGVVASVQPHFIISDWWAKDRVGERARWLYRFRSMIRKGIVIGFGSDAPVETPNPWETIYAAISRGRHEGITYYSDTQEEVLTIDEALHAYTYGSAYIINEEENLGTLEEGKLADFIVVDRDPFSVNEKEIRNIKVLETYIGGEKIYP, from the coding sequence ATGGGTAATATTAAGTGTTTTTTGAATGGAAAGATCTATGTCTCTTATATTCCTAGGAGAGTTGTAGAGGCTATTGCTGTAGCAAATGGTAGAATTATATATGCTGGATCTAGTAGATATGTTGAAAGGATATGTCGGGAGTTTGGTGGAGTTTCTATAGATCTTAACGGTAGAGTTGTTCTTCCAGGTTTTATAGATTCCCATATACATCTTACAAGCCTAGGGCTATATCTAAATGCTCTTGATCTTAGAGGTGTTAGAAGTATAGAGGAGATAAAGAGACTACTATATGAATATTCTAGAAGGGTGAAAACATCGTGGATTTTTGGTCATGGATGGGATCAGGAGCTATTCTATGAGAGGAGACTACCAACTAGATGGGATATAGATGAGGTTGTTAGTGATAGACCTGTAGTTCTCACAAGGACATGTCTTCATGTAGCTGTACTAAATACTAGGGCTATGGAGATAACAGGTCTTATCAATAGTAATATCCCTGGGGTTATAAGGGATGAGAGAGGTATTCCAATAGGTATAGTTGTCAAGGATGCTCTTAAACATGTATTTGAATATTTTATGAAGACTCTATCGATAGAAGACTATAAGAAGATTCTTATAGATGCAATGAGGTTCTTAGCATCTTATGGTATAACAACAGTAGCTTTTGTTAACTGTGATGATATCTCTATGAAGGTTCTAAACATGCTTAATAACGAGAATAGGGTTATTATAAGGATTAGACTTTATCTGAATCCAGATAGAAATATTATAGAGGCTCTAAAGACTATAGGTGTGAGTCTCTGTTCTTGTAACAATATGCTTAGGATCTGTGGAGTTAAGGTTATAGCTGATGGGAGTCTAGGTGCTAGAACTGCATGGTTATCAAAACCATATAGCGATGATCCTACTACATACGGTAGACAGAATATTGATGAAGAGACTCTGTATCTCATTGCAAAGGAGGTTAATGATATTGGTCTTCAGCTAGCTGTTCACGGTATTGGTGATAGAGCCATAGATATGATTTTAGATGTCTATGAAAGACTTGGAGATGTTAGGAATAGAAGACATAGAATAGAACATGCATCACTATTAAGAGATGATCAAATTGATAGAATGGCTAGGATAGGTGTTGTAGCTTCTGTACAACCACACTTTATAATATCTGATTGGTGGGCTAAGGATAGAGTCGGGGAGAGGGCTAGGTGGCTCTATAGATTTAGGAGTATGATTAGAAAGGGTATTGTTATAGGTTTTGGCTCAGATGCACCTGTAGAGACACCGAATCCGTGGGAAACTATCTATGCTGCTATATCTAGGGGGAGACACGAGGGAATTACATATTATAGCGATACACAGGAAGAAGTTTTGACAATAGATGAAGCTCTTCATGCCTATACATATGGATCTGCATATATAATAAATGAAGAAGAGAATCTGGGAACGCTTGAAGAAGGTAAGTTAGCTGATTTCATAGTTGTTGATAGAGATCCATTTAGTGTTAATGAAAAGGAGATAAGGAATATAAAGGTGCTAGAGACTTACATTGGTGGAGAGAAAATTTATCCATAG
- a CDS encoding conserved hypothetical protein (KEGG: cma:Cmaq_1622 hypothetical protein~SPTR: A8M9X4 Putative uncharacterized protein), whose amino-acid sequence MVLEYMSREEIFNEIYNELKNIRIVDVHQHLNPVALAPRAIDDIIFYHYLVTELIAAGVPRDKMYSLKGIERLKESLPYMKYIRSTTTFWCLRKILSDLYGVDVRDITEDNMDIIVRSIESVLGNEMRALDILKNRVPIYKSFLTLNPLEPIPSYDRDIFVGALRMDPLIPNLSKENLESLEKVSGIEIKRPRDLREGILSVMNRFSSYIKAVTISLQPDDTFLSLYPSENHVEPYLKVVKAGGVLDQFGRNIVSAYIFNTIAEYVKERKIVVQLMLGVKRPVPGADPHDYAITIANPNQLLDLVTMLSRYPDIDFDIFIADATMNHMLTVIAKNYPNVFLSGYWWYSMYPEIIRSYLRIRLQMLPYNKIGGFFSDAYVADWVYGKAVLAKTQIAYVLTEMVIERFIDTNLAIEIGRNLLYENAITLYRL is encoded by the coding sequence ATGGTGTTAGAATATATGTCTAGAGAAGAGATATTCAATGAGATTTATAATGAATTAAAGAATATAAGGATTGTAGATGTCCATCAACATCTAAATCCTGTGGCATTAGCACCTAGAGCAATTGACGATATAATATTTTATCACTATCTTGTGACAGAGCTTATAGCTGCTGGAGTACCTAGAGATAAAATGTATTCATTGAAAGGAATAGAGAGATTAAAAGAATCACTACCATATATGAAGTATATAAGATCTACCACAACATTCTGGTGTCTTAGGAAAATTCTCAGTGATTTGTATGGCGTTGATGTAAGGGATATAACAGAGGATAACATGGATATAATTGTAAGGAGTATAGAGAGTGTTTTAGGTAATGAGATGAGGGCTCTTGATATACTCAAGAATAGAGTGCCTATATACAAATCATTTCTAACACTTAATCCTTTAGAGCCAATACCAAGCTATGATAGAGATATATTTGTTGGTGCACTTAGAATGGATCCACTAATACCAAATCTATCTAAAGAGAATCTAGAGTCTCTAGAGAAGGTGAGTGGTATTGAGATTAAAAGGCCTAGGGATCTGAGAGAAGGTATTCTAAGTGTTATGAATAGATTTAGTAGCTATATAAAAGCGGTGACAATAAGTCTTCAGCCAGATGATACATTTCTCTCTCTATATCCTTCAGAAAACCATGTAGAGCCATATCTCAAGGTTGTTAAAGCTGGAGGTGTTTTGGATCAGTTTGGGAGAAATATAGTATCTGCATATATCTTCAATACTATTGCTGAATATGTTAAAGAGAGAAAAATTGTTGTACAACTCATGTTAGGTGTTAAAAGACCTGTACCAGGAGCAGATCCACATGACTATGCAATAACAATTGCAAATCCAAACCAATTACTAGATCTAGTAACAATGCTATCTAGATACCCAGATATAGATTTTGATATATTTATAGCTGATGCAACAATGAACCATATGCTAACTGTAATAGCTAAGAACTATCCAAATGTATTCCTAAGTGGCTACTGGTGGTACTCAATGTATCCAGAGATCATAAGGTCATATCTAAGGATACGCCTACAGATGTTGCCATATAATAAGATAGGAGGATTCTTTAGTGATGCATATGTAGCAGACTGGGTATATGGAAAAGCAGTATTAGCTAAGACCCAGATAGCATATGTACTTACCGAAATGGTTATAGAGAGATTCATTGACACTAACCTAGCTATTGAAATTGGTAGAAACCTATTGTACGAAAATGCTATTACTCTCTATAGACTATAG
- a CDS encoding conserved hypothetical protein (KEGG: hbu:Hbut_0740 hypothetical protein~SPTR: A2BKT3 Conserved archaeal protein), translating into MSSYILEIRRYIDMAKETDYIMPIWLPFLPIILFIVSMISFAIPFVGLVLGFVTLTLVLIIGGIISIYVVYKLVKRRNEHFRRTHLLYENLVNLLREKEGSSPEVISMQSTLQEMKSEEGEKSAGLYAILVLFLGVIIWFYVAHFLNKDFRKHEIREARLLELASNVLRKYGVTMPMKFEKEFPNRSTGLYIVLSIVTLGIFMLYWVYTLAKDPNEHFKQHSMIENRLLSALESAKII; encoded by the coding sequence GTGTCAAGCTATATACTAGAAATTAGAAGATATATTGATATGGCTAAAGAGACAGACTATATAATGCCTATATGGCTACCCTTCCTACCAATAATACTATTTATAGTATCTATGATCAGTTTTGCAATACCCTTTGTAGGACTTGTTCTAGGGTTTGTAACATTAACCTTGGTTCTAATAATAGGCGGGATAATAAGTATATATGTTGTGTACAAGCTTGTTAAGAGGAGGAATGAACATTTTAGAAGAACACATCTGTTATATGAGAATCTTGTTAATCTGCTTAGAGAAAAAGAAGGTTCTTCACCTGAGGTAATATCCATGCAATCCACATTACAGGAGATGAAATCTGAAGAAGGTGAGAAGAGTGCTGGTCTCTACGCAATTTTAGTACTATTCCTCGGAGTAATTATATGGTTCTATGTCGCTCACTTCCTAAACAAAGATTTTAGGAAACATGAGATTAGAGAAGCAAGACTTCTAGAACTTGCATCAAATGTTTTAAGGAAATATGGAGTTACAATGCCTATGAAATTCGAAAAAGAGTTTCCCAATAGAAGTACTGGGCTATACATAGTACTCAGCATAGTGACTCTAGGTATATTTATGCTGTATTGGGTATACACACTTGCAAAGGATCCAAATGAACACTTCAAACAGCATAGCATGATAGAGAATAGATTGTTATCAGCCTTAGAATCAGCTAAAATTATATAA
- a CDS encoding magnesium transporter (COGs: COG2239 Mg/Co/Ni transporter MgtE (contains CBS domain)~InterPro IPR006668:IPR000644:IPR006667:IPR006669~KEGG: hbu:Hbut_1038 divalent cation transporter~PFAM: MgtE integral membrane region; CBS domain containing protein; MgtE intracellular region~SMART: CBS domain containing protein~SPTR: A2BLM1 Predicted Divalent cation transporter~TIGRFAM: magnesium transporter~PFAM: MgtE intracellular N domain; Divalent cation transporter; CBS domain~TIGRFAM: Mg2+ transporter (mgtE)) produces MNNRSGGSFGVSIDYLVDEISRLLDENAHERVISILRSLDSGTLIDLILRLDSDYRAELLVIIPIDMFLTIANKLPDEVFFQFVTIRGVDELAKAIVNLPFDEATDIVGRLPYRQRIHVLRLLPRDVASEIERLLRYSPESVGGIMTTQIPIFPMDMTVGEARKIYVDKDTKKLYDKHYYVYVVDNDGKLYGWIDVRSFLTKPANLRLRECAQKPPAVVRATADRETAARIAIQYDLMEIPVVDNGDKLVGIVTLDDILDVVVNEFSEDLLKYGGILEVIRGSYIASSPLRLAIKRFPMIAYLYLMNTITGSITAAFTSVIERVAILAAFLPMLADNSGNIGSQASSLSLRALVLGEIKPSIRDLAKVLTKEFTVTSLMLLFLAPISFGIGFFVSMIGGLESFKALSIASIVTLSLAVSCYISDLIGFLLPLLLAKMKIDPATASAPLITTIGDIATVSTYFVLATLLTQSLGL; encoded by the coding sequence ATGAATAACAGATCTGGAGGGAGCTTTGGAGTGTCTATTGATTATCTTGTTGATGAGATTTCAAGACTTCTAGATGAGAATGCTCATGAAAGAGTTATATCAATTTTAAGATCCTTGGATAGTGGAACTCTTATTGATCTTATTCTTAGGCTTGATAGTGATTATAGAGCTGAACTTCTTGTCATTATCCCTATAGATATGTTTCTCACTATAGCGAATAAGCTCCCCGATGAGGTTTTCTTCCAGTTTGTAACTATTCGTGGTGTTGATGAGCTTGCTAAAGCTATTGTTAATCTACCTTTTGATGAAGCTACAGATATAGTTGGGAGATTACCATATAGACAGAGGATTCATGTTCTACGTCTACTTCCAAGGGATGTAGCATCTGAGATTGAGCGTTTGCTGAGGTATAGTCCTGAAAGCGTTGGAGGTATTATGACTACACAGATACCTATATTTCCAATGGATATGACTGTTGGTGAAGCTAGAAAGATATATGTTGATAAGGATACTAAGAAGCTATATGATAAGCATTACTATGTCTATGTAGTTGATAATGATGGAAAACTATATGGATGGATAGATGTAAGATCATTTCTAACAAAACCTGCGAATCTTAGACTTAGGGAATGTGCTCAAAAACCTCCTGCAGTAGTTAGAGCTACAGCTGATAGAGAGACTGCTGCAAGGATAGCAATACAGTATGATCTTATGGAGATACCCGTTGTTGACAACGGGGATAAGCTTGTGGGTATAGTCACACTAGATGATATACTCGATGTAGTTGTAAACGAGTTCTCAGAAGATCTATTGAAATACGGAGGTATTCTTGAGGTTATTCGCGGTAGCTATATAGCATCATCACCATTGAGATTAGCTATAAAGAGATTTCCAATGATAGCATATCTCTATCTAATGAATACTATAACAGGCTCTATAACAGCAGCATTTACATCAGTTATAGAGAGAGTGGCTATCCTAGCAGCATTTCTACCAATGTTAGCAGATAACTCTGGAAACATAGGCTCACAAGCATCGTCACTATCGCTAAGAGCTCTTGTACTTGGAGAGATAAAGCCATCTATACGAGATCTTGCCAAAGTTCTTACAAAGGAATTCACTGTAACATCGCTAATGCTTTTATTCTTAGCACCAATATCATTTGGAATAGGCTTCTTCGTATCAATGATAGGCGGACTAGAATCATTTAAAGCATTATCAATAGCCAGCATAGTAACTCTTTCATTAGCAGTCTCATGCTATATATCAGATCTCATAGGATTTCTCCTACCATTGCTCCTAGCAAAAATGAAGATAGATCCAGCAACAGCTTCAGCACCACTAATAACAACTATAGGCGATATAGCAACAGTCTCAACATACTTTGTACTAGCAACACTTCTTACACAGTCCCTAGGTCTATAA
- a CDS encoding ABC transporter related (COGs: COG1132 ABC-type multidrug transport system ATPase and permease components~InterProIPR003439:IPR001140:IPR003593:IPR017871:IPR 017940~KEGG: pab:PAB2148 ABC transporter ATP-binding protein~PFAM: ABC transporter related; ABC transporter transmembrane region~SMART: AAA ATPase~SPTR: Q9V1X7 Putative uncharacterized protein~PFAM: ABC transporter; ABC transporter transmembrane region), whose translation MDGDTFLLVRKFLSEILIEKKLLIMLLVIVIISTLLSLIPPYIIGITVDRYIIPRRIEGLIPIAIIFLTIMIVSWILQVLRGYYSSMLTEKVLYNLRLKMYDKLLHAHISFYNDKHIGDLVSRIINDTSSISQAVVLGLINIVSDIITIVGVIGAMMFLDIGLTLVILITLPPMIVIARVFGTRMRRAFRSARISIGDLSTISEETFSGISAIKSFNAEKAVSERFIEASWNSVKMFVKASILASLFWSSMGLLSTLSTIIVISYGGYLVITGSLSMGIIAAFIQYVGRFTGPINDLISMYDQLQIVLASFERIYEVIEIDRIDDLSGLSKDSLNGEIVFDHVWFSYNGSEYVLKDINLVVKRGETIAIVGPSGAGKTSLVNLLLRFYEPTKGRILIDGIDITKYCRKFLRQRISYVPQETYLFTGTIMENIKAGKPEASDDEVIEICKKLGIHSFIERLPKGYYTDAGEAGKRLSAGEKQLIAIARAMLRNPDIVILDEAMSNIDAETEELIRKAIKNLMIGRTGIIVAHRLTLTKECNRIIVIDNGRIAEEGSFEELMNRRGLFYKLYMSQVGEEEKRLRDMNTYIAI comes from the coding sequence ATGGATGGAGATACATTTCTATTAGTGAGGAAATTTCTATCAGAGATCTTAATAGAGAAAAAGCTACTGATAATGTTGTTAGTAATAGTCATTATATCGACATTACTATCCCTTATCCCACCATATATCATTGGAATTACTGTAGATAGATACATAATTCCTAGACGTATAGAAGGGCTAATTCCAATAGCTATAATATTTCTTACTATAATGATAGTTTCATGGATATTACAAGTTTTAAGAGGATACTATAGTTCTATGCTCACTGAGAAGGTTCTCTATAACCTTAGGCTAAAGATGTATGATAAGTTGCTTCATGCCCATATCAGTTTCTATAATGATAAACATATAGGAGATCTTGTATCTAGGATAATAAACGATACATCGAGTATAAGCCAAGCAGTTGTACTTGGTTTAATTAATATAGTGAGTGATATTATAACTATCGTAGGCGTTATTGGCGCAATGATGTTCTTAGATATAGGGCTAACGCTAGTTATTCTAATTACATTACCACCCATGATAGTTATAGCTAGGGTCTTTGGCACGAGAATGAGGAGAGCTTTTAGATCTGCACGTATATCTATAGGAGATCTAAGTACTATTTCTGAAGAAACTTTTTCAGGAATATCAGCAATAAAATCATTTAATGCTGAGAAAGCAGTGTCGGAAAGGTTTATAGAGGCTTCTTGGAATTCTGTAAAGATGTTTGTAAAAGCATCTATATTAGCAAGTCTTTTCTGGTCATCTATGGGATTATTATCAACTTTATCAACAATAATTGTGATTTCATATGGAGGATATTTAGTGATTACAGGTTCTCTGAGTATGGGTATAATTGCAGCTTTTATACAGTATGTAGGCAGGTTTACTGGACCCATAAATGATTTGATTAGTATGTATGATCAGCTACAAATAGTTCTAGCATCTTTTGAGAGAATATATGAGGTTATAGAAATTGATAGAATTGATGATCTCTCTGGATTGAGTAAAGATAGTCTCAATGGGGAGATAGTATTTGACCATGTATGGTTTAGCTATAATGGTAGTGAATATGTATTAAAAGATATAAATCTTGTTGTTAAGAGAGGTGAGACAATTGCAATAGTAGGTCCATCTGGTGCAGGGAAAACGTCATTAGTAAATCTTCTTCTGAGATTTTATGAACCTACAAAGGGTAGAATACTCATAGATGGTATAGATATAACTAAATATTGTAGGAAATTCCTTAGACAGAGAATAAGCTATGTACCTCAAGAGACTTACCTCTTTACAGGAACTATTATGGAGAATATTAAAGCAGGAAAACCTGAAGCAAGTGATGATGAAGTCATAGAAATATGTAAAAAACTAGGAATACATAGCTTTATAGAAAGATTGCCAAAAGGATATTATACAGATGCAGGTGAAGCAGGAAAAAGACTTTCAGCAGGTGAAAAACAGCTTATAGCGATAGCAAGAGCTATGCTGAGAAATCCAGATATAGTAATTCTCGATGAAGCTATGTCAAATATAGATGCAGAAACAGAAGAACTAATTAGAAAAGCTATTAAGAATCTAATGATAGGAAGAACAGGAATTATAGTAGCACATAGGCTAACTTTAACAAAGGAATGTAATAGAATTATAGTGATAGATAATGGTAGAATAGCTGAGGAAGGATCATTTGAAGAATTGATGAATAGAAGAGGGTTATTCTATAAGCTATATATGTCACAGGTTGGTGAAGAAGAGAAAAGATTGAGAGATATGAATACATATATAGCTATCTGA
- a CDS encoding ABC transporter related (COGs: COG1132 ABC-type multidrug transport system ATPase and permease components~InterProIPR003439:IPR001140:IPR003593:IPR017871:IPR 017940~KEGG: pfu:PF1654 ABC transporter~PFAM: ABC transporter related; ABC transporter transmembrane region~SMART: AAA ATPase~SPTR: Q8U0D8 ABC transporter (ATP-binding protein)-like protein~PFAM: ABC transporter; ABC transporter transmembrane region), translating to MQQYKNVFTRLIKFSLSVSWHWFTISIIFTAIAVFASTLIPMFTRYAIDEGIMANNFNIILRYSLYVLLAIIISSLSRIVSAYSGSRFAHGVSHELRIRAFSNTIEQSLDFFDRFTTGQFISRITNDSERISMFLNAMSRFFINDILTVIIASYFMFTMNVMLAIISIVIAIIASYISFRSASMIRPLIDDSRRIVSEITSIASNDLANIKTVKGLALEERELRVYSDRNRDLYTINIRIARMRSIYGSMPFLLIGILATFILFYGSIMIIRGLMSIGELTAFMSYLFMLMFPLTMIGNIFADYQAVIVSARRLFELIDMRPNITINNNISLKSIRGEICFRNVWFGYVKGKYVIKNINLRIEPGEKIVIIGPPGSGKSTLLKLLMRFYEVDEGSITIDGIDIREINIEDLRRNIGYVPQEPYIFNRTIFENIAMDRKWITFDDVIRAAKIAKIHDFIETLPNKYNTIVGERGLNLSGGQRQRIAIARALVGDPKILLLDDPVSNLDAETEKQLVDDLEEVLRGKTAIIATQRISLTKLANRIIVMDNGEIVEEGTHDELIARKGLYYRIYMSFLGEGDRIEER from the coding sequence ATGCAACAATACAAAAATGTATTTACCAGGCTAATAAAATTTTCTCTTAGTGTGTCTTGGCATTGGTTTACTATATCAATTATTTTTACAGCTATAGCAGTATTTGCATCAACATTGATTCCTATGTTTACGAGGTATGCGATTGATGAGGGTATAATGGCTAACAATTTTAATATCATCTTAAGATATTCTCTATATGTTCTTTTAGCAATAATTATTAGTAGTTTATCAAGGATAGTATCAGCTTACTCAGGCTCTAGATTTGCACATGGGGTTTCACATGAGCTTAGAATAAGAGCTTTTAGCAATACTATTGAACAATCATTAGACTTTTTTGATAGGTTTACCACTGGGCAGTTTATCTCAAGGATAACAAATGATAGTGAGAGAATATCGATGTTTCTAAATGCTATGTCAAGATTCTTTATAAATGATATACTAACAGTAATTATAGCTTCATATTTTATGTTTACAATGAATGTTATGCTTGCTATAATAAGTATTGTGATAGCTATAATAGCTTCATACATAAGCTTTAGAAGTGCTTCAATGATTAGACCTCTTATTGATGATTCTAGAAGGATTGTTAGTGAAATTACATCTATAGCATCAAATGATTTGGCAAATATAAAGACTGTTAAGGGTCTTGCTCTAGAGGAGAGAGAGCTTAGGGTATATAGTGATAGGAATAGAGATCTATATACAATTAATATAAGAATAGCACGCATGAGAAGTATCTATGGAAGTATGCCATTTCTTCTCATAGGCATTTTAGCAACGTTTATTTTATTCTATGGCAGTATAATGATAATTAGAGGATTGATGTCTATAGGTGAGTTAACAGCATTTATGTCATATCTCTTTATGCTTATGTTTCCTCTAACTATGATTGGAAATATATTTGCTGATTACCAGGCAGTTATAGTCTCCGCAAGAAGGTTGTTCGAGCTAATAGATATGAGACCCAATATCACAATAAACAATAATATATCTTTGAAGAGTATTAGAGGTGAAATATGTTTTAGAAATGTGTGGTTTGGCTATGTAAAGGGGAAGTATGTTATTAAAAACATAAATCTTAGGATAGAGCCAGGAGAGAAGATAGTAATAATAGGCCCACCTGGATCAGGAAAATCAACACTACTAAAACTCTTAATGAGATTTTATGAGGTTGATGAAGGGTCTATAACCATAGATGGTATAGATATTAGAGAGATAAACATTGAAGATCTAAGAAGAAATATAGGTTATGTACCTCAAGAGCCATATATATTCAATAGAACTATTTTTGAGAATATAGCTATGGATAGAAAATGGATAACTTTTGATGATGTTATAAGAGCTGCTAAAATAGCTAAGATTCATGATTTTATTGAGACTCTTCCAAATAAATATAATACTATAGTCGGGGAGAGAGGATTAAACCTTTCAGGAGGTCAGAGACAGAGGATAGCTATTGCAAGAGCTCTTGTAGGGGATCCAAAAATCCTATTGCTAGACGATCCTGTGTCAAATCTAGATGCAGAGACAGAGAAACAACTTGTTGATGATCTTGAGGAGGTTCTAAGGGGTAAAACAGCTATTATAGCTACACAGAGAATATCACTCACAAAACTTGCTAATAGAATCATAGTTATGGATAATGGAGAGATAGTTGAAGAGGGAACACATGATGAGCTTATTGCTAGAAAAGGTCTATACTATAGGATATATATGTCGTTTCTTGGTGAAGGTGATAGAATTGAAGAGAGATAA